The genomic interval TTGCAATTGACGGATTCTTTGTGCTTTAATAAATATCTGATCGGTTAAAGATGGTAAGCGTAAAATTCGCCAAGCAGAACCATAATCAGACATTTTTTTTATAAATAAACTCCTACATGCTTTTATTACAGCATCGTATTGTTCTTTTGTTTTTTGCATTTTTTAGTAAAAAGTATTTGTGTAAAAATAGTAAAACTTCAACGCATTTCATTTATTTTTACTGTGAATTTATCAATCCTTCTAATGAAAAAAATAGTTGTTTTTTGTGGATCTAGCTTAGGGTTTAATCCTATCTATAAAAATGCTGCAATAACATTAGGAAATCACTTTGCAAAAAACAATATCGCTTTAGTTTATGGCGGTGGTAAAATTGGAATGATGGGCACTTTAGCGGATACAATTCTTGCTCAAAATGGAGATGTCATTGGTGTAATTCCGAAGCTTTTGGAAAAGGAAGAAGTTATTCATACTGGTGTTGAAGAAATGGTTGTGTGCAAAAACATGAGTGAACGCAAAGTGATTATGAGTAAATTAGTGGATGGATACATTACACTTCCTGGTGGTTTTGGAACTTTAGATGAACTTTTTGAAGCCTTAACATTAGGACAATTACACATTGAACAAAAACCGATTGGACTTCTAAATATTAATGATTTTTTTGACGCTACTTTACAACAATTAGATAAAATGGTTGAAGAAGGGTATTTAAAACAAAAAAACAGAGAAATGCTTTTAGTAGATTCAACTGTAGATGGATTAATGCTAAAAATGAACACTTATAAAGCACCTAAAATCACTTCAATAATTAACAAAGTTGTTAGCTAATGACCATAAATTGTAACGGAAAATTTATTGATCTATCTTTTCCTAAAGTAATGGGGATTCTAAATATTACTCCCGACTCTTTTTTTGATGGCGGTAGTTATAAGAACAATAAAGACATCCTTAAACAAACTGAAAAGATGTTAACCGAAGGTGCAACATTTATAGATGTTGGCGCATACTCTTCTAGACCAGGAGCTACACATATTTCTGAAGATGAAGAGCTAAAAAGAATTGTTCCGATTATTGAATTACTGATTAAAAGTTTTCCAGACATTATTATTTCTGTGGATACCTTTAGAAGTAACGTTGCTAAAGAAACTATAAATATAGGCGCAGCAATTATCAATGATATTTCTGGCGGAAAAATGGATAACAACATGTTTACAACTGTTGCAGAATTACAAGTTCCGTATATTTTAATGCATATGTTGGGTACACCACAAAACATGCAAAGAAACCCTGAATACAAAAATGCAACTACAGAACTTATTTCTTTTTTTACTGAACAACTCTATAAACTTCGTCAATTAAAATTGAATGATGTTATTATTGATGTTGGTTTTGGTTTTGGAAAAACCATAGAACATAATTTTGAATTGCTTAAA from Lutibacter sp. Hel_I_33_5 carries:
- the folP gene encoding dihydropteroate synthase → MTINCNGKFIDLSFPKVMGILNITPDSFFDGGSYKNNKDILKQTEKMLTEGATFIDVGAYSSRPGATHISEDEELKRIVPIIELLIKSFPDIIISVDTFRSNVAKETINIGAAIINDISGGKMDNNMFTTVAELQVPYILMHMLGTPQNMQRNPEYKNATTELISFFTEQLYKLRQLKLNDVIIDVGFGFGKTIEHNFELLKNLALFKNLDAPILAGISRKSMLYKTLDISAQEALNATTSANTIALLSGANILRVHDVKEAMEAIKIVEQLK
- a CDS encoding TIGR00730 family Rossman fold protein; translation: MKKIVVFCGSSLGFNPIYKNAAITLGNHFAKNNIALVYGGGKIGMMGTLADTILAQNGDVIGVIPKLLEKEEVIHTGVEEMVVCKNMSERKVIMSKLVDGYITLPGGFGTLDELFEALTLGQLHIEQKPIGLLNINDFFDATLQQLDKMVEEGYLKQKNREMLLVDSTVDGLMLKMNTYKAPKITSIINKVVS